The proteins below are encoded in one region of Myxococcales bacterium:
- the pssA gene encoding CDP-diacylglycerol--serine O-phosphatidyltransferase: MRFQLRKSLFLVPNLITLSSVFCGFYASIIVAEANNSDDFYRSTVFIVLAMFLDTLDGRVARLTRTQSSLGVQLDSLADVISFGLAPSLLVYRWSLHQLAGLGVFVSFCFLAAGVLRLARFNVLAVSPVGAPNKPKAYTLGLPIPAAAGILVSLVAANHALDLPFPGSPVFVMVLVLALSFFMVSTLRFRSFKDLKLNAQSVALVLFAIIPGILLALRYHISVTLIWLLGAYMALGVGESFLRLLSRLLDAKSKNKEYNDHPSTP, from the coding sequence ATGCGTTTTCAGCTTCGCAAAAGTCTTTTTCTCGTCCCAAACTTAATTACGCTTTCAAGCGTATTTTGCGGTTTCTACGCGTCAATCATCGTGGCCGAGGCAAACAACTCCGATGACTTTTATCGCTCAACTGTATTCATCGTGCTTGCGATGTTTCTTGATACCCTCGATGGACGCGTGGCAAGGCTCACACGGACACAAAGTAGCCTAGGTGTTCAGCTTGACTCGTTGGCCGATGTCATCTCCTTTGGACTGGCGCCTTCGTTACTTGTGTACCGATGGTCCCTTCACCAACTTGCAGGCCTCGGAGTGTTCGTAAGCTTTTGTTTTCTAGCTGCTGGTGTATTGCGCCTGGCTCGCTTTAACGTCCTAGCCGTTAGCCCAGTTGGTGCACCGAATAAACCCAAAGCCTACACCCTAGGGCTTCCCATACCTGCGGCAGCCGGGATCTTAGTTTCTCTGGTTGCTGCAAACCACGCACTGGATCTTCCCTTTCCCGGCTCACCCGTCTTCGTCATGGTGCTCGTCCTGGCTCTATCGTTTTTCATGGTAAGCACGCTGCGTTTTAGGTCTTTCAAAGATCTGAAACTGAACGCGCAGAGCGTTGCCCTCGTACTCTTTGCCATCATCCCAGGAATTTTGCTTGCCCTACGCTATCACATCAGTGTCACATTGATATGGCTCCTCGGGGCCTATATGGCACTGGGAGTAGGCGAGAGTTTTTTGCGCTTGCTTAGTCGTTTGCTTGACGCTAAATCCAAAAACAAAGAGTACAACGACCACCCGTCAACACCATGA